In the genome of Helicobacter colisuis, one region contains:
- the tolB gene encoding Tol-Pal system protein TolB: MKKICFLFLMSLSFIFGNPNVDATLEVVKKFDNLPNILVQYSGKDYTQREYTLKIFKILIADLKVTGHFAVQEGEGFSGAMAINFDEYRKSKVDLVARVSAEAIRDGLVVNLQLYDVNTGNVALNKEYKSTQLSTYPFLAHKLAVDINDYIKAPSVDWMQRMVIVSYYTKPGESDIISSDYTLTYKNTLISGGLNIFPKWANEKQSAFYYTKYLDKPTLFKFDLLTGENKQILSSEGMLVASDVSKDSNKILLTMAPNEQADIYLYDLTNGALKKLTNYRGIDVSANFIEDEKRVMFISDRLGYPNVFAVSVNGESAGSVEQMVFHGKNNNAANAHGDYIVYSSRETSDEFSRNTFNLYLVSTQSDFIRRLSANGVNQLPRFAKDGETIMYIKHESNQSALGIIRLNYNKTLLFPLRGGVIQSMDW, from the coding sequence ATGAAAAAGATTTGTTTTTTGTTTTTAATGAGTTTGAGTTTTATTTTTGGTAATCCAAATGTTGATGCAACTTTGGAGGTTGTTAAAAAATTTGACAATCTCCCTAATATTTTGGTTCAGTATTCTGGAAAAGATTATACCCAAAGAGAATATACGCTAAAAATATTTAAGATACTGATTGCTGATTTGAAGGTTACTGGGCATTTTGCAGTGCAAGAGGGCGAGGGATTTTCTGGGGCAATGGCAATTAATTTTGATGAGTATCGTAAGTCTAAAGTGGATTTGGTAGCACGAGTGAGTGCAGAGGCGATACGAGATGGTTTGGTTGTGAATTTGCAACTTTATGATGTTAATACTGGAAATGTAGCATTAAACAAAGAATACAAAAGTACCCAATTATCGACATATCCGTTTTTAGCTCATAAATTAGCGGTGGATATTAATGATTATATTAAAGCACCAAGTGTAGATTGGATGCAAAGAATGGTAATTGTGTCATATTATACAAAACCTGGCGAAAGCGATATTATTTCTAGCGATTATACGCTAACTTATAAAAACACTCTTATTAGCGGTGGTTTAAATATTTTCCCTAAATGGGCAAATGAAAAACAAAGTGCATTTTATTATACGAAGTATTTAGACAAGCCTACACTTTTTAAATTTGACTTACTTACAGGAGAGAATAAGCAGATTCTTAGTAGCGAGGGTATGTTAGTGGCTTCTGATGTAAGCAAGGATTCAAATAAGATTCTATTGACTATGGCGCCCAATGAACAAGCCGATATTTACTTGTATGATTTAACAAATGGAGCATTAAAAAAATTAACTAATTACCGCGGAATAGATGTAAGTGCAAATTTTATTGAAGATGAAAAACGCGTTATGTTTATTTCAGATCGTCTGGGTTATCCAAATGTATTTGCTGTTTCTGTAAATGGAGAGAGCGCGGGAAGTGTAGAGCAAATGGTTTTTCATGGAAAAAATAACAATGCGGCAAATGCGCATGGAGATTATATTGTTTATTCTAGCAGGGAAACGAGCGATGAATTTAGTAGAAATACTTTTAATCTTTATCTTGTTTCTACCCAAAGTGATTTTATTAGGCGATTAAGCGCTAATGGGGTTAATCAGTTACCGCGTTTTGCAAAAGATGGAGAAACAATTATGTATATTAAACACGAAAGCAATCAAAGTGCTTTGGGAATTATTCGTTTAAATTACAACAAAACCTTACTATTTCCGCTTCGCGGAGGGGTTATTCAATCTATGGATTGGTAA
- a CDS encoding energy transducer TonB, whose product MDRIFFLFLSGIVAIFTYLFVVGIFLWHFYASKDSPKQYTTYKETSFNVALIEEKKEAPKKVNQTQKNKEKEKIKEIPIKKENASKTANVGLGINKLFQQVETKREVPKEALKPQSQNDKIARRKKALESMQKREDNLKENIEKIVSNLEIKKTMGFLTPKGEYDEFYAKVQEILYENWNPIQTQNKNQSEIQITIDWQGKFSYKVIKLSGNLEFDKALQEFLDIMQNKEFPKYEGGDLTNIIVTFKTEV is encoded by the coding sequence ATGGATAGAATATTTTTTCTTTTTTTAAGTGGTATTGTCGCTATTTTTACCTATTTGTTTGTTGTCGGGATATTTTTATGGCATTTTTATGCCTCCAAAGATTCGCCAAAGCAATACACAACTTATAAAGAGACAAGTTTTAATGTAGCGTTGATTGAAGAAAAAAAAGAAGCTCCAAAAAAAGTCAATCAAACGCAAAAAAATAAAGAAAAAGAAAAAATAAAAGAGATTCCTATCAAAAAGGAAAATGCTTCAAAAACTGCAAATGTAGGCTTGGGTATCAACAAATTGTTTCAGCAAGTTGAAACTAAAAGAGAAGTTCCCAAAGAAGCTCTAAAGCCACAAAGTCAAAATGATAAAATAGCAAGGCGTAAAAAGGCTTTGGAGAGTATGCAAAAAAGAGAAGACAATTTAAAAGAAAATATTGAAAAAATTGTTTCTAATCTTGAAATTAAAAAAACAATGGGATTCCTAACTCCAAAGGGCGAGTATGATGAATTTTATGCAAAAGTGCAAGAGATTTTGTATGAAAATTGGAATCCAATACAAACACAAAATAAAAATCAATCTGAAATACAAATTACTATTGATTGGCAGGGAAAATTTTCCTATAAGGTTATAAAATTATCGGGAAATTTAGAATTTGATAAGGCTTTGCAAGAGTTTTTGGATATAATGCAAAATAAAGAATTTCCAAAATATGAGGGTGGAGATTTAACTAATATTATTGTAACTTTTAAAACAGAGGTGTAA
- a CDS encoding biopolymer transporter ExbD, whose protein sequence is MNFNWGENPELNITPLVDIMLVLLAILMVTAPVIVYQEEIALPQGSKTSKVQEDSKIEIRVDSQRKIYLKDDILDFRSFPDVFIVFANGYDRNTQVYIRADKNLKYDDVIYILKIAKQSGFSRVSLVTDG, encoded by the coding sequence GTGAATTTTAATTGGGGTGAGAATCCAGAGCTTAATATCACGCCACTGGTTGATATTATGCTGGTTTTGTTGGCTATCTTAATGGTAACAGCACCAGTAATTGTTTATCAAGAAGAGATTGCTTTGCCTCAAGGCTCTAAAACTAGCAAAGTTCAAGAAGATTCTAAGATTGAAATCCGTGTTGATTCTCAAAGAAAAATTTATTTAAAAGATGATATTTTAGATTTTAGAAGTTTTCCTGATGTCTTTATTGTTTTTGCTAATGGGTATGATAGAAACACGCAAGTTTATATCAGAGCGGATAAAAATCTTAAATACGATGATGTGATTTATATTTTAAAAATTGCCAAACAAAGCGGTTTTAGCAGAGTTTCATTAGTTACTGATGGATAG
- a CDS encoding MotA/TolQ/ExbB proton channel family protein: MNLMNLTGNYGMTTIVVLSWLSLYFILVVWIFLYRYFTLNSMIQREKKNVECLLKGKNIVLRESTFNLNGIDRKKSESLLQYFLNKTIKEATMGLTFLGIVASTAPFIGLFGTVVEILEAFSKLGMESKATLDVIAPIISKALIATAAGILTAIPAYTFNLFLKRKVFELNTYLQLQVNLLAYSKDKE; the protein is encoded by the coding sequence ATGAATTTAATGAATTTAACTGGCAACTATGGAATGACAACCATAGTTGTTCTCTCTTGGCTTTCTTTATATTTTATTTTGGTTGTTTGGATTTTTTTGTATCGTTATTTTACTCTTAATTCTATGATTCAAAGAGAAAAAAAGAATGTGGAATGTCTTTTGAAAGGCAAAAATATTGTGTTGCGCGAATCTACATTTAATCTGAATGGAATCGATAGAAAAAAATCCGAATCTTTATTGCAATATTTTCTTAATAAAACAATCAAGGAAGCAACAATGGGTTTGACTTTTTTGGGCATTGTGGCTTCAACAGCTCCTTTTATCGGATTGTTTGGAACGGTAGTTGAGATTTTGGAAGCTTTTTCAAAGCTTGGTATGGAATCTAAAGCAACTTTAGATGTGATAGCTCCTATTATTTCAAAAGCCCTTATTGCAACAGCTGCTGGAATTTTAACGGCGATCCCTGCTTATACCTTTAATTTGTTTTTAAAGCGAAAAGTCTTTGAGCTAAATACTTATTTGCAATTACAAGTTAATCTCTTAGCTTACTCAAAAGACAAAGAATAA
- the atpC gene encoding ATP synthase F1 subunit epsilon produces the protein METLKLDIVTPEGKIFSNNVKSVTLPGSEGEFGVLPGHVGIVTTLDSGVIEIEKQDGKKEIVAINWGYAKVDERSVDILAEGAVDINGDSESEIAQAIASAKKLLEESSDNKVAVSMVVSRIENAAKSVL, from the coding sequence ATGGAAACCTTGAAATTAGATATTGTAACGCCAGAGGGGAAGATATTTTCTAATAATGTCAAAAGTGTAACACTTCCTGGAAGCGAGGGGGAATTTGGGGTTCTCCCAGGACACGTTGGGATTGTAACTACACTTGATAGTGGTGTTATTGAGATTGAAAAACAAGATGGAAAAAAAGAAATAGTGGCTATTAACTGGGGTTATGCTAAGGTTGATGAGAGAAGTGTCGATATTTTAGCAGAGGGTGCAGTGGATATTAATGGTGATAGTGAAAGTGAAATTGCACAAGCTATTGCAAGCGCTAAAAAACTTCTTGAAGAATCATCAGATAATAAAGTTGCAGTTTCAATGGTTGTTTCTCGCATTGAAAATGCAGCAAAGAGCGTTTTATGA
- the atpD gene encoding F0F1 ATP synthase subunit beta, whose translation MIGKIVQVMGPVVDIDFESYLPAINEALDIDFSIDGQSRKLVLEVAAHIGDNRVRAIAMDMTEGLTRGEKVVARGNPIMVPVGEQVLGRIFNVTGDVIDGGEGLNNPEKWSIHREAPTFENQSTKTEMFETGIKVVDLLAPYSKGGKVGLFGGAGVGKTVVIMELIHNVAFKHSGYSVFAGVGERTREGNDLYHEMKESGVLDKVALCYGQMNEPPGARNRIAFTGLTMAEYFRDEKGLDVLMFIDNIFRYAQSGAEMSALLGRIPSAVGYQPTLASEMGKLQERITSTKKGSITSVQAVYVPADDLTDPAPASVFAHLDATTVLNRKIAEKGIYPAVDPLDSTSRILDPQVVGEEHYKVATSVQQVLQKYKDLQDIIAILGMDELSEEDKKVVERARKIEKFLSQPFFVAEVFTGSPGKYVTLQETLEGFKGILEGKYDHIPENAFYMVGNINEVLEKAEKMKAGA comes from the coding sequence ATGATAGGGAAAATAGTTCAAGTAATGGGTCCTGTTGTGGATATTGATTTTGAATCATATCTTCCAGCAATCAATGAAGCGTTAGATATTGATTTTTCTATTGATGGACAATCTCGCAAATTGGTTTTAGAAGTTGCAGCTCATATTGGTGATAATCGTGTTAGGGCGATTGCTATGGATATGACAGAGGGCTTAACTCGTGGCGAAAAGGTTGTTGCAAGAGGTAATCCTATTATGGTTCCTGTTGGAGAGCAAGTTTTGGGTAGAATCTTTAATGTAACAGGAGATGTGATTGATGGTGGTGAAGGTTTAAATAATCCAGAAAAATGGTCTATTCATAGGGAAGCACCAACTTTTGAAAACCAAAGCACAAAAACTGAAATGTTTGAAACGGGAATTAAGGTTGTAGATTTGTTAGCTCCTTATTCAAAAGGTGGTAAAGTAGGATTGTTTGGTGGTGCAGGTGTTGGTAAGACTGTTGTTATTATGGAGCTTATTCACAATGTAGCATTTAAACACAGCGGTTATTCTGTGTTTGCGGGTGTTGGAGAGCGAACAAGAGAAGGAAACGATCTTTATCATGAAATGAAAGAATCGGGTGTTTTAGATAAAGTTGCCTTGTGCTATGGTCAAATGAATGAGCCACCGGGTGCAAGAAACAGAATTGCTTTCACAGGACTTACAATGGCGGAATATTTCCGTGATGAAAAAGGTCTAGATGTATTGATGTTTATTGATAATATCTTTAGATATGCTCAATCAGGTGCGGAAATGTCAGCGTTGTTGGGTAGGATTCCTTCTGCAGTTGGATATCAGCCGACATTGGCAAGTGAAATGGGCAAATTACAAGAGAGAATCACATCAACTAAAAAAGGTTCCATTACTTCTGTTCAAGCAGTTTATGTTCCTGCAGATGACTTGACTGACCCTGCTCCTGCTTCTGTTTTTGCTCACCTTGATGCAACAACAGTTTTAAATAGAAAAATTGCAGAAAAAGGGATTTATCCAGCGGTAGATCCACTTGATTCAACTTCTAGAATCCTTGATCCACAAGTAGTTGGTGAAGAGCACTATAAAGTGGCTACAAGTGTGCAACAAGTTTTGCAAAAATATAAAGATTTGCAAGATATTATTGCGATTTTGGGTATGGATGAGCTTTCCGAAGAAGATAAAAAAGTCGTTGAAAGAGCAAGAAAAATTGAAAAATTCCTTTCTCAACCTTTCTTTGTTGCTGAAGTCTTTACAGGAAGCCCAGGTAAATATGTTACACTACAAGAAACGTTGGAAGGATTTAAAGGAATCTTGGAAGGAAAATATGACCACATTCCAGAAAATGCTTTCTATATGGTAGGTAATATTAATGAAGTTCTTGAAAAAGCTGAAAAAATGAAGGCGGGCGCGTAA
- the atpG gene encoding ATP synthase F1 subunit gamma, whose product MGNNLKDIRKQISSVLNTQKTTRAMKLVSTSKLKKADEMARRSKTYANKIVEVLGEIKAKVAGGENAQDNPYFIPAKETGLVDIVLVTADKGLCGGFNINTIKEVNRIILEHKAKNAKVRLRVIGKKAIEYFKFNEIEILDSAVGLSATPNYAQAAEFINKAVNDYLQGMTSKIILVHNGFKNMISQEMKVSQLLPINSIELSKECSSVLEVEPNEQENEVLNQLANKYIEFSMYYALVDSLAAEHSARMQAMDAATNNAGELAKSLTVAYNKARQEAITTELVEINTGVESMK is encoded by the coding sequence ATGGGAAACAACTTAAAAGATATTAGAAAGCAGATATCAAGTGTTCTAAACACCCAAAAAACTACAAGAGCAATGAAGCTTGTTTCAACCTCCAAGCTTAAAAAAGCTGATGAGATGGCAAGACGATCTAAGACCTATGCAAATAAAATTGTAGAGGTACTTGGAGAGATCAAAGCAAAGGTAGCAGGTGGGGAAAATGCGCAAGACAATCCCTATTTTATACCAGCTAAAGAGACAGGGCTTGTAGATATTGTTTTGGTGACAGCAGACAAAGGCTTATGTGGTGGTTTTAATATTAACACAATTAAAGAAGTTAATCGGATTATTCTAGAGCATAAAGCTAAAAATGCAAAAGTTCGTTTGCGCGTTATTGGCAAAAAAGCAATTGAATACTTTAAGTTCAATGAAATAGAGATTTTAGATAGTGCGGTGGGTTTAAGTGCAACGCCTAACTATGCTCAAGCTGCAGAATTTATCAACAAGGCAGTGAATGATTATTTGCAAGGCATGACTTCAAAGATTATTTTGGTGCATAATGGTTTTAAAAATATGATTTCTCAAGAAATGAAGGTTTCACAACTTTTGCCTATTAACAGTATTGAATTATCTAAGGAGTGTAGTTCTGTCTTGGAAGTTGAACCAAATGAACAAGAAAATGAAGTTTTAAATCAACTAGCTAATAAATATATTGAATTTAGTATGTATTATGCTTTGGTGGATTCTTTAGCAGCAGAGCACAGCGCAAGAATGCAAGCAATGGATGCTGCAACTAATAACGCAGGAGAATTGGCAAAAAGTTTAACGGTTGCTTATAACAAAGCAAGACAAGAAGCAATTACGACTGAGCTGGTAGAGATTAATACCGGTGTTGAGTCTATGAAATAA
- the atpA gene encoding F0F1 ATP synthase subunit alpha has translation MIAKLQADEISSIIKERIDNFELDLNIAQTGKVIAYADGVAKVYGLKDAMSYEMVEFDTGDKGLASSLEEGSVGVVVLGAGKEIKEGTSVKRLGKLLRVPVGDDLMGRVVNALGEPIDGKGAIEAKEFKFMEEKAPGIMARKSVHEPLQTGIKAIDALVPIGRGQRELIIGDRQTGKTTVAIDTIINQKGQDVVCIYVAIGQKESTVAQVVRKLEEHGAMEYTIIVNAPASDSAAMQYLAPYAGVTMGEYFRDNGRHALIVYDDLSKHAVAYREMSLILRRPPGREAFPGDVFYLHSRLLERAAKVSDELGAGSLTALPIIETQAGDVAAYIPTNVISITDGQIFLETDLFNSGIRPAINVGLSVSRVGGAAQIKATKQVSGTLRLDLAQYRELQAFAQFASDLDESSRKQLDRGQRMVEVLKQPPYSPLPIERQVVVIFAGARGFMDDISVANITKFEADLYPFLEAKYPQIFEDIRSKKMLDKDIEETLSRALEEFKASFIA, from the coding sequence GTGATAGCAAAGTTACAAGCTGATGAAATTAGTTCTATTATTAAAGAAAGAATAGATAATTTCGAATTGGATTTAAATATTGCGCAAACTGGTAAGGTTATTGCATATGCTGATGGTGTAGCAAAAGTTTATGGACTTAAAGATGCTATGAGCTATGAAATGGTTGAGTTTGATACAGGGGACAAAGGTCTTGCATCAAGCTTGGAAGAAGGCAGCGTGGGTGTTGTTGTCTTGGGTGCTGGAAAAGAGATTAAAGAGGGCACTTCAGTTAAGAGACTCGGTAAGCTTTTACGTGTTCCTGTTGGAGATGATTTGATGGGAAGAGTGGTTAATGCTTTAGGTGAGCCCATTGATGGTAAGGGAGCAATTGAAGCAAAAGAATTTAAATTCATGGAAGAAAAAGCTCCTGGGATTATGGCAAGAAAATCAGTTCATGAGCCACTTCAAACGGGTATTAAGGCAATTGATGCATTAGTGCCAATTGGTAGGGGTCAAAGAGAGTTGATTATTGGTGATAGACAAACAGGTAAAACAACAGTTGCAATTGACACTATTATTAATCAAAAAGGACAAGATGTTGTTTGTATTTATGTTGCCATAGGACAAAAAGAATCCACAGTAGCGCAAGTGGTGAGAAAACTAGAAGAACATGGAGCAATGGAATATACAATTATTGTTAATGCACCTGCTTCTGATTCTGCTGCAATGCAATATCTTGCGCCTTATGCGGGTGTAACTATGGGAGAATATTTCAGAGATAATGGCAGACATGCTTTGATTGTTTATGATGATTTAAGTAAGCATGCAGTTGCTTATCGTGAAATGTCATTAATTCTAAGACGCCCTCCAGGTCGTGAAGCTTTCCCTGGAGATGTTTTCTATTTGCACTCAAGACTATTGGAGAGAGCTGCAAAGGTAAGTGATGAATTGGGTGCTGGTTCTCTAACGGCTTTACCAATTATTGAAACACAAGCAGGAGATGTGGCTGCGTATATTCCTACCAATGTTATTTCAATTACCGATGGTCAAATTTTCCTTGAAACAGATTTGTTTAACTCGGGTATTCGCCCTGCGATTAATGTGGGTCTTTCTGTATCTCGCGTGGGTGGTGCTGCACAAATCAAAGCTACCAAACAAGTTTCAGGAACTTTGAGATTGGATTTGGCTCAATATAGAGAATTACAAGCTTTCGCACAATTTGCTTCAGATCTTGATGAATCAAGTAGAAAACAACTTGATAGAGGACAAAGAATGGTGGAAGTTTTAAAGCAACCTCCTTATTCTCCATTGCCAATTGAGAGACAAGTTGTAGTTATTTTTGCAGGAGCAAGAGGCTTTATGGATGATATTTCTGTAGCTAATATTACTAAATTTGAAGCAGATTTATATCCATTCTTAGAGGCAAAATATCCACAAATTTTTGAAGATATTCGATCTAAGAAAATGCTTGATAAGGATATTGAGGAAACTCTAAGTAGAGCTTTAGAAGAGTTTAAAGCTAGTTTTATAGCATAA
- a CDS encoding F0F1 ATP synthase subunit delta, with the protein MKELIAKRYIRAFSKDALKNELEKDLEFLSILANAYQISKFKEIIESPYVEISKKVEFVLQVILENKATQRFSNFVKVLAEHKRLNLFQELYAELFSYIASLNKEYIANLKVNEKYDEVVLKDIQGQFSKKLGVNLILKQEIVDEVGIKLIVEDLGVEISFSQEKFIQDLRSHIMKAF; encoded by the coding sequence ATGAAAGAATTGATAGCAAAAAGATATATTAGGGCATTTTCTAAGGATGCGCTAAAAAATGAACTGGAAAAGGATTTAGAATTTTTAAGCATTCTTGCAAATGCTTATCAAATTTCTAAATTTAAAGAAATCATCGAATCGCCTTATGTGGAGATTTCTAAAAAGGTGGAGTTTGTTTTGCAAGTTATTTTGGAAAATAAGGCAACACAAAGATTTTCTAATTTTGTTAAAGTTTTGGCAGAACATAAGCGCTTGAACTTGTTCCAAGAGTTGTATGCTGAATTGTTTTCTTATATAGCTTCTTTAAATAAGGAATATATTGCCAATCTAAAAGTAAATGAGAAATACGATGAAGTAGTATTAAAGGATATACAAGGTCAGTTTAGCAAAAAACTAGGCGTTAATTTGATTCTGAAGCAGGAGATTGTAGATGAAGTTGGAATCAAATTGATTGTGGAGGATTTAGGCGTTGAAATTTCCTTTTCTCAAGAGAAATTTATTCAAGACTTAAGAAGTCATATTATGAAAGCATTTTAA
- a CDS encoding F0F1 ATP synthase subunit B has protein sequence MKKSFLFLMAMFSPCILLAASGSGEVDIVERTINFVIFFALVYYFAAERIKGVFKERREGIANSLAKIQEKLQESKKERQKAANELDEAKKIAKDIIEVAHKESAIILQKAEENTKAEIENLIRQFNESMTFERRKMEKLIIDEVLKEFLSKDSAVLPKDVLTQALLRKVA, from the coding sequence ATGAAAAAAAGTTTTTTGTTTTTGATGGCAATGTTTTCTCCTTGCATATTGTTGGCGGCATCTGGTAGTGGTGAAGTGGATATTGTTGAGAGAACGATTAACTTTGTTATCTTTTTTGCACTAGTTTATTACTTTGCAGCAGAAAGGATTAAAGGTGTTTTCAAAGAAAGGCGAGAGGGTATTGCAAATTCTTTAGCCAAGATTCAAGAAAAACTTCAAGAATCAAAAAAAGAGCGACAAAAAGCAGCTAATGAATTAGACGAAGCTAAAAAAATTGCAAAAGATATTATAGAAGTAGCACACAAAGAATCAGCAATTATTTTGCAGAAGGCAGAGGAAAATACAAAAGCAGAAATTGAAAACTTGATTCGTCAATTTAATGAGAGTATGACATTTGAGAGAAGAAAAATGGAAAAGCTGATTATTGATGAAGTTTTAAAAGAGTTTTTAAGCAAAGATTCTGCAGTATTGCCTAAAGATGTCTTAACTCAAGCTTTATTGAGAAAGGTTGCTTAA
- a CDS encoding F0F1 ATP synthase subunit B', with product MTIIPTPWVMALVFFTFLILIYLLNRILYKPLLGFMDARDSSIKKDSEGIEGNAADVKALKAEAEVILQNARQEASLIKNKAQENAKQMADAKITQKREELNLKYNEFTAILEEEREELKKTLLSKIPLFEESLKAKMAKL from the coding sequence ATGACTATTATCCCAACTCCTTGGGTAATGGCGCTAGTTTTTTTTACTTTCCTTATTTTGATTTACTTGCTGAATCGCATTTTGTACAAACCTTTGTTAGGTTTTATGGATGCAAGAGATTCATCAATAAAAAAGGATAGTGAAGGTATAGAAGGTAATGCGGCGGATGTAAAAGCATTAAAAGCGGAGGCAGAGGTGATTTTGCAAAATGCAAGGCAGGAAGCAAGTCTTATAAAAAATAAGGCGCAAGAAAATGCTAAACAGATGGCAGATGCAAAAATTACGCAAAAAAGGGAAGAGTTGAATCTAAAATACAATGAATTTACAGCAATTCTTGAAGAAGAGAGAGAAGAACTTAAGAAAACATTGTTATCTAAAATTCCTCTTTTTGAAGAAAGCTTAAAAGCTAAAATGGCGAAATTGTAG
- a CDS encoding ParB/RepB/Spo0J family partition protein: MAKSAGLGRGLSAILGEVEEAYQNNLNDNSGLVVEIDIDKIKANPLQPRKVFDDESLQELADSIQEYGLLQPILVYEDSGKSDEYFLIAGERRLRASKIAKKETIKAIVVDVQEKKLRELALIENIQREDLNPIDLAQSYKELIDEYGITHEEVAKRLSKSRAQITNTLRLLDLENEVQKYIIENKISQGHAKILITLPKEKQLMVADSIVGQKLSVHETEAIVRNIKSIKSNDKVKKDLSKKNVISLQSQNELMKICQMMQENKLKAKLQKKYFIVEFSNDEEVERFIKFLPNLSF; this comes from the coding sequence ATGGCAAAAAGTGCAGGCTTAGGGCGTGGATTAAGCGCTATTTTGGGGGAAGTAGAAGAGGCTTATCAGAATAATTTAAATGATAATTCAGGTTTGGTAGTTGAAATTGATATTGATAAAATAAAAGCCAATCCCTTGCAGCCTCGCAAGGTATTTGATGATGAGAGTTTGCAAGAATTAGCTGATTCAATTCAAGAATATGGTCTCTTGCAACCGATTTTAGTCTATGAGGATAGTGGAAAATCTGATGAATATTTTTTGATTGCAGGTGAGCGGCGTTTGCGCGCAAGCAAAATTGCAAAAAAAGAAACAATAAAAGCTATTGTTGTAGATGTGCAAGAGAAAAAGTTACGCGAATTGGCTTTGATAGAAAATATCCAAAGGGAAGATTTAAATCCGATTGATTTGGCACAATCTTATAAAGAATTAATTGATGAGTATGGAATCACGCACGAAGAAGTCGCCAAGCGACTCTCAAAGTCAAGAGCACAGATTACAAACACTCTGCGCTTATTGGATTTGGAAAATGAAGTTCAAAAATATATTATAGAAAACAAAATTTCACAAGGACACGCTAAGATTCTGATTACCCTGCCAAAAGAGAAGCAATTAATGGTGGCTGATTCGATTGTAGGACAGAAGTTGAGTGTTCATGAAACTGAAGCGATTGTAAGGAATATTAAAAGTATTAAGTCTAATGATAAGGTAAAGAAGGATTTATCAAAAAAAAATGTAATAAGTTTGCAATCTCAAAATGAATTAATGAAAATCTGTCAAATGATGCAAGAAAATAAATTAAAGGCAAAATTGCAAAAAAAATATTTTATTGTGGAGTTTAGTAACGATGAGGAGGTGGAAAGGTTTATTAAATTTTTACCAAATTTAAGTTTTTAA
- a CDS encoding ParA family protein, giving the protein MCEVICIANQKGGVGKTTTAVNLAASLAVEEKKVLLIDADPQANATTSLGFHRNDIEYNIYHVLIGTKQLSQIIQKTSIPTLFLAPSNIGLVGIEKEFYSQKRNGRELLLKKKIEEVGSLYDYIIIDSPPALGPLTINALSASHSVIIPIQCEFFALEGLAQLLNTIKLLRKEINPDLKIKGLLPTMYSGQNNLSRQVFTDLLQHFEGQLIKNDAKDVIAIPRNIKLAESPSFGKPVILYDVRSQGNIAYQSLARAILKRA; this is encoded by the coding sequence ATGTGTGAAGTGATTTGTATAGCAAATCAAAAAGGTGGGGTTGGAAAAACGACAACAGCAGTGAATCTTGCAGCTTCTTTAGCGGTAGAAGAAAAGAAAGTTTTGCTAATTGATGCTGACCCTCAAGCCAATGCAACAACGAGTTTAGGATTCCACAGAAATGACATAGAGTATAATATTTATCATGTTTTAATCGGAACCAAACAGCTTTCGCAAATTATTCAAAAAACTTCAATCCCGACACTTTTTTTAGCTCCTTCAAATATTGGCTTAGTAGGAATTGAAAAAGAGTTTTATAGCCAAAAGCGTAATGGAAGGGAATTATTATTAAAAAAGAAAATAGAAGAAGTGGGGAGTTTGTATGATTATATTATCATTGATTCTCCACCTGCCTTAGGACCTTTAACGATTAATGCGCTAAGTGCTTCCCATTCTGTGATTATTCCTATTCAGTGTGAGTTTTTTGCGCTTGAGGGATTAGCACAATTGCTTAATACTATTAAGCTTTTAAGAAAAGAGATTAATCCAGACTTAAAAATCAAGGGGCTTTTGCCAACGATGTATAGCGGACAAAACAACCTTTCAAGGCAGGTTTTTACAGATTTGTTGCAGCATTTTGAAGGGCAACTAATCAAAAATGACGCCAAAGATGTGATTGCAATTCCACGGAATATTAAGTTAGCCGAATCACCTAGTTTTGGGAAGCCTGTTATTTTATATGATGTGCGTTCTCAAGGTAATATTGCTTATCAAAGTCTTGCGAGAGCGATTTTAAAGAGGGCTTAA